From Chaetodon trifascialis isolate fChaTrf1 chromosome 1, fChaTrf1.hap1, whole genome shotgun sequence, one genomic window encodes:
- the fibinb gene encoding fin bud initiation factor: protein MAILHFLLCAGMLSTCGAFFKGPLHPEMSNGTFHHYFVPDGDYEENDDPEKCQMLFKMTDERKCGLDEDQDAVIKDDFTIIKRQIEDSARVLEGIGKSISYDLDGEDSYGKYLRRETAQISEAFTNSEKSLLELEVKFKQSQESELKEEHRLSDDFLNMVVHTRDVLKETLDISLGLKDKHELLSLIIRSHGTRLSRLKNEYMKF, encoded by the coding sequence ATGGCTATTCTTCACTTTCTCCTGTGTGCCGGGATGTTGTCAACGTGTGGAGCTTTTTTCAAGGGACCGTTACATCCGGAGATGTCCAACGGTACTTTTCATCATTATTTCGTGCCGGACGGTGACTACGAGGAAAACGACGACCCGGAGAAATGCCAGATGCTCTTCAAAATGACCGACGAGCGAAAGTGCGGTCTCGACGAGGACCAGGACGCCGTCATAAAGGACGATTTCACCATCATCAAGAGGCAGATCGAGGACTCGGCCAGGGTGCTGGAGGGGATCGGGAAAAGCATCTCGTACGACCTGGACGGAGAGGACAGCTACGGGAAATACTTGCGGAGGGAGACGGCTCAGATAAGCGAGGCGTTTACAAACTCGGAGAAAtctctgctggagctggaggtgaaATTCAAGCAGAGCCAGGAGAGCGAGCTGAAGGAGGAGCACCGGCTCAGCGACGACTTTCTGAACATGGTCGTGCACACGCGGGACGTCCTGAAGGAGACACTGGACATATCCCTGGGACTGAAGGACAAGCACGAGCTCCTGTCCCTGATCATCCGCAGCCACGGCACGAGACTGAGCCGACTGAAGAAC